The proteins below are encoded in one region of Penicillium psychrofluorescens genome assembly, chromosome: 4:
- a CDS encoding uncharacterized protein (ID:PFLUO_005890-T1.cds;~source:funannotate): MTSPFHRRPVPDYLISSPLVALLYPLHQLLLHLRGPPRLPPPDTRPIRVVCISDTHTLEWPDVPDGDLLIHAGDLCNDGSVREIQAAVDWLKTLPHPNKVVICGNHDSYFDARSRCEEDRDEEGTSFAAISSTASIHSLDDLTAASQIDWGDIHYLQHSAVTLTFPPSSSTSSTTALMSSQPRSLNIYGAPQIPAIVSFGPEHAFTYPPHNDAWSRTVPPETDILITHTPPQSHLDLSPIYSTGCPNLLAESWRIRPALHVFGHVHESAGREPVFWDDAQRAWERLCANRRHRAQFGRFTSLAGFLRDLFDPAGWIDAARVVVYGVLGVIWSQIWGGENGAGGWMVNAACMYRDSGQLKNPPQVIEL, encoded by the coding sequence ATGACCAGCCCCTTCCACCGTCGCCCAGTGCCCGACTACCTGATCTCATCCCCCCTGGTCGCCCTGCTCTATCCTCTGCACCAGTtgcttctccatcttcgcGGGCCTCCCCGTCTTCCCCCGCCTGATACTCGGCCCATTCGTGTGGTCTGCATCTCCGACACCCACACCCTCGAATGGCCCGATGTGCCTGATGGTGACCTGCTCATCCACGCCGGCGACCTCTGCAACGATGGCTCGGTGCGTGAAATCCAGGCGGCGGTCGACTGGCTCAAAACACTGCCACATCCCAACAAAGTCGTGATCTGCGGCAACCATGACAGCTACTTCGATGCGCGATCTCGTTGCGAGGAGGATCGCGACGAGGAGGGGACATCGTTCGCtgccatctcatccaccGCCTCGATTCATTCCCTGGACGACTTGACCGCTGCTTCCCAGATCGACTGGGGCGATATCCATTACCTCCAACATTCGGCCGTCACTCTCACTTTCCCGCcgtcctcctcgacctcctccactACTGCTCTGATGAGCTCCCAGCCGCGCTCACTGAATATCTATGGCGCACCCCAAATCCCGGCTATAGTTTCCTTTGGTCCGGAACATGCCTTTACATATCCTCCACACAACGATGCGTGGTCGCGAACGGTGCCTCCCGAAACTGACATCCTCATCACTCACACCCCGCCCCAGTCGCATCTAGACCTGTCTCCCATCTACTCCACCGGCTGTCCGAATCTCCTCGCCGAGTCCTGGCGTATTCGCCCTGCGTTGCATGTCTTCGGACACGTCCACGAATCAGCCGGCCGCGAACCCGTGTTCTGGGATGATGCCCAGCGCGCATGGGAACGACTGTGTGCCAATCGCAGACACCGCGCGCAATTTGGCCGCTTTACCTCGCTCGCTGGGTTCTTGCGTGATTTGTTTGACCCCGCGGGCTGGATCGACGCGGCCCGGGTGGTGGTCTACGGCGTGCTCGGGGTGATCTGGTCGCAGATCTGGGGCGGCGAGAACGGTGccggtggatggatggtgaATGCGGCCTGTATGTATCGGGATAGCGGGCAATTGAAGAATCCACCGCAGGTGATTGAGCTATGA
- a CDS encoding uncharacterized protein (ID:PFLUO_005895-T1.cds;~source:funannotate), giving the protein MSEAVFHYEQRRLENDLVALEPFDPNVHVARFVEEINTHPEILTYIVFPVVETEADFLREVYNPSRASPEECFYAVIDKAAGNKYAGVIALSHTNTVNAVTEIGVIVFPEFHGTHVGSNAIGLVLLYLLDPPPAGGLGLRRVEWLCNSENAVSRKTALRMGFEFEGVLRWHRAFARGNPVEALEKRNGTTGEVPGRHTAVYSIVWDEWDETRSKVVAQMERKQ; this is encoded by the exons ATGTCGGAGGCAGTTTTTCACTACGAGCAGCGACGCCTAGAGAATGATCTCGTCGCCCTAGAGCCATTCGAT CCCAATGTTCATGTAGCGCGCTTCGTCGAAGAGATCAACACCCATCCGGAAATCTTAACGTACATTGTGTTCCCAGTGGTTGAGACCGAGGCGGACTTCCTAAGAGAGGTCTACAATCCCAGTCGGGCATCGCCCGAGGAATGCTTCTACGCCGTCATCGATAAAGCCGCGGGTAACAAGTACGCGGGTGTTATAGCCTTGTCACACACGAATACAGTCAACGCGGTCACCGAGATCGGCGTGATTGTCTTCCCGGAATTTCACGGCACCCACGTAGGATCGAATGCGATCGGACTAGTCCTCCTCTATCTGCTCGATCCCCCTCCTGCGGGGGGTCTGGGCCTGCGGCGTGTGGAATGGCTATGCAACAGCGAGAATGCGGTGTCTCGAAAGACAGCCTTGCGGATGGGATTCGAGTTTGAGGGCGTACTACGGTGGCATCGGGCGTTTGCGCGCGGGAATCCTGTGGAGGCTCTGGAGAAAAGGAATGGCACGACGGGAGAAGTGCCGGGGAGGCATACCGCGGTCTATTCCATTGTCTGGGATGAGTGGGATGAAACGCGGTCGAAAGTGGTTGCGCAGATGGAGCGGAAGCAATAG
- a CDS encoding uncharacterized protein (ID:PFLUO_005892-T1.cds;~source:funannotate) translates to MSRSEEAEWWANAVYGAIQEIPHGRVTTYGHIARLLGEPQRARQVGAVLKSLPSSDSGSHFTSANVPWQRVINTRGMISHRGPGSAQRQADALQQENVEVTTDSMGEWYVDFSRYGWFPTSLPNDDVAGDNL, encoded by the exons ATGTCCCGCTCAGAGGAAGCAGAGTGGTGGGCCAACGCCGTGTATGGCGCTATCCAGGAGATCCCTCACGGCCGAGTCACGACATACGGTCACATTGCACGTCTGCTGGGTGAGC CCCAGAGAGCCCGCCAGGTCGGCGCTGTTTTGAAATCTCTCCCATCCTCGGATTCGGGAAGCCATTTCACCTCGGCGAATGTGCCGTGGCAACGGGTGATCAATACCCGAGGCATGATTTCGCATCG cGGACCTGGCAGCGCTCAGCGCCAAGCAGACGCGCTTCAGCAGGAAAATGTCGAGGTTACCACGGACAGTATGGGCGAGTGGTACGTGGATTTCTCGCGGTATGGCTGGTTTCCTACTTCGTTGCCGAATGACGACGTGGCTGGTGACAACCTTTGA
- a CDS encoding uncharacterized protein (ID:PFLUO_005896-T1.cds;~source:funannotate) — MAAPQIPNLNTLRRGPRRSRPDDGPYRPQGKDCIVQSTDNDASVSRLSAVELGYLDDAYVEALTPSESATRRFPIINRGTYVRATAIDQLVARFLGPYSADNQKKQIISLGAGSDTRIFRLLSSRSTPDFVYHEIDFSVNTAAKVRAIRSSSLLQQVLGINASENKVTVSKSADALHSPSYHLHPLDLRVLSPNTSSPETILPGVETELPTLLISECCLIYLSPTEADNVVAFFTKHISNHTSQQPTTPLGLIFYEPIRPNDPFGRTMVSNLAARGIHLQTLHRYASLEAQRARFREQGLASGQAAADIDFIWERWVGEEEKERVAGLEMLDEMEEWRLLARHYCVAWGWRDRDDEPVFGGWKNLEAQEGSE, encoded by the exons ATGGCCGCTCCTCAGATCCCCAACCTGAACACGCTCCGACGAGGCCCCCGCCGTTCCCGACCCGATGATGGCCCATATCGCCCTCAAGGAAAGGATTGTATCGTCCAGAGCACGGACAATGACGCCAGTGTTTCCCGGCTGAGCGCCGTCGAGCTGGGGTACCTGGACGACGCGTACGTAGAGGCGTTGACACCGTCCGAGTCGGCGACGAGGCGATTTCCAATTATCAATCGAG GCACCTATGTACGCGCAACCGCGATCGACCAGCTCGTGGCGCGCTTCCTCGGCCCGTACAGCGCAGACAACCAGAAGAAACAGATCATCTCGCTCGGTGCTGGGTCCGACACACGGATATTTCGCCTGCTCTCGTCGCGCTCCACCCCGGACTTTGTCTACCACGAGATCGATTTCTCCGTCAACACAGCGGCCAAGGTCCGTGCTATTCGCTCATCATCGCTGCTGCAGCAAGTGCTGGGCATCAATGCCTCCGAGAATAAGGTGACAGTCTCAAAATCCGCGGATGCACTTCATTCGCCCTCGTAccacctccatcccctcgACCTACGTGTTCTCTCCCCGAACACCTCATCTCCAGAAACAATACTTCCTGGCGTGGAAACCGAGCTACCGACCCTCCTGATCTCTGAATGCTGTCTGATATACCTATCACCAACCGAAGCCGACAATGTGGTTGCATTCTTCACCAAACACATTTCCAATCATACTTCACAACAACCCACCACCCCTCTCGGTCTAATCTTTTACGAACCAATCCGACCAAACGACCCCTTCGGCCGCACAATGGTCTCCAACCTCGCAGCGCGCGGAATCCATCTTCAGACTCTGCATCGGTATGCCTCGCTCGAGGCCCAGCGAGCCCGGTTCCGGGAGCAGGGACTCGCGAGCGGACAAGCCGCTGCGGATATTGATTTCATTTGGGAGCGATGggtgggcgaggaggagaaagagcggGTGGCCGGACTAGAGATGttggatgagatggaggagtGGCGGTTGCTGGCTCGGCATTACTGCGTTGCTTGGGGGTGGAGAGACCGGGATGATGAGCCGGTGTTTGGGGGATGGAAGAACCTGGAGGCTCAGGAGGGCAGCGAGTGA
- a CDS encoding uncharacterized protein (ID:PFLUO_005893-T1.cds;~source:funannotate) → MPGSLAEYLAKNYLTADPGTERPKKKRKKTKAVDTADSGLIITDDDTTDLRSSAANAGLDDEDRPSVDTTHKSAEFRRAKKSGWKTIGASGAGSEQEAADAILASAAAEQAAHRAEDGDDDAPMIEAEDEDQGLRMESGALAGLQTAKQTAAMVKAQERRKRAEAAQFQDPATSDTMAQETIYRDASGRIINVAMKRAEARRAEEEKREKEERAREALMGDVQRQQRETRKQELQDVRSMPVARTIEDDTMNDELKARQRWNDPAAQFLTNLPEPGASVTGKPLYKGAFQPNRYGIRPGHRWDGVDRANGFEKEWFASRNKKERMEALEYQWQMDE, encoded by the coding sequence ATGCCAGGCTCCCTGGCCGAGTACCTCGCGAAGAACTACCTCACTGCCGATCCAGGCACAGAAAGACCCAAAAAGAAACGCAAGAAGACCAAAGCCGTCGACACCGCAGACTCGGGGCTCATCATCACTGACGACGACACAACGGACCTGCGCTCCTCAGCCGCAAACGCGGGtctcgacgatgaagacCGCCCGTCCGTGGATACGACACACAAGAGTGCTGAGTTCCGACGCGCCAAGAAATCCGGCTGGAAAACCATCGGGGCATCAGGCGCAGGCAGTGAACAAGAAGCTGCAGACGCGATCTTAGcatctgcagctgcagagCAGGCGGCACACCGTGCAGAagacggcgatgatgatgcgCCGATGATAGAAGCGGAGGACGAAGACCAGGGCCTGCGCATGGAATCCGGGGCGCTCGCAGGACTCCAGACAGCCAAGCAGACAGCGGCGATGGTGAAGGCGCAGGAGCGACGGAAACGAGCCGAGGCAGCACAGTTCCAAGACCCCGCAACATCCGACACAATGGCCCAGGAAACAATCTATCGTGATGCATCCGGGCGCATCATCAATGTGGCAATGAAGCGGGCCGAAGCGCGGcgcgctgaagaagaaaaacgcgagaaagaagagcgcGCCCGCGAGGCGCTGATGGGCGATGTACAACGACAGCAACGCGAGACGCGCAAGCAGGAACTACAAGACGTGCGCAGCATGCCCGTGGCTCGAACGATCGAAGACGACACGATGAACGATGAACTCAAGGCGCGGCAGCGGTGGAATGATCCCGCCGCGCAGTTCTTGACAAACCTCCCTGAGCCGGGGGCGAGCGTTACTGGGAAACCGTTGTACAAGGGCGCATTCCAGCCTAATCGCTACGGTATTCGGCCGGGCCATCGGTGGGATGGAGTGGATCGGGCCAATGGTTTTGAGAAGGAGTGGTTTGCTTCGAGGAATAAGAAGGAGAGGATGGAGGCCCTGGAGTATCAGTGGCAGATGGATGAGTAG
- a CDS encoding uncharacterized protein (ID:PFLUO_005891-T1.cds;~source:funannotate), translated as MEGVDLTKAMLNKGKQMASVAASAANGNGGKKRRKGTDLKPIVTNEAGAPGSDPATESGAAGTNPKLAGAPSSRSPSSSSADELETTAEEEDSEDYCKGGYHPVAVGETYNNGRYVVVRKLGWGHFSTVWLSRDTTTGKHVALKVVRSAAHYTETAIDEIKLLSRIVQAKPSHPGRKHVVSLLDSFEHKGPNGVHVCMVFEVLGENLLGLIKRWNHRGIPMPLVKQITKQVLLGLDYLHRECGIIHTDLKPENVLIEIGDVEQIVKAHVKEEAKKEEKEKEDNRNGRRRRRTLITGSQPLPSPLNTSFSSFDFKHSSQNSHSSLSQMVNDSSEKPSMKETLGVKEEDEQQQTRERTADLLEREVSGISLDKGSSPKEPEDEFDANIISVKIADLGNACWVGHHFTNDIQTRQYRSPEVIMGAKWGASTDVWSMACMVFELITGDYLFDPQSGTKYGKDDDHIAQIIELLGPFPKSLSLSGKWSQEIFKRNGELRNIHRLRHWALPDVLREKYHYSMEESMRVGEFLLPMLDLSPDKRANAGGMASHEWMKETAGMDGIDLGIAPGTRGEGIEGWATEVKRR; from the exons ATGGAAGGCGTCGATCTCACCAAGGCGATGCTGAATAAGGGCAAGCAGATGGCCAGCGTTGCGGCGTcagctgccaatggcaaCGGCGGCAAGAAGAGGCGCAAGGGCACTGATCTGAAGCCAATCGTCACGAACGAAGCTGGCGCGCCTGGGTCAGATCCCGCCACCGAATC TGGTGCAGCGGGCACCAACCCGAAACTGGCCGGAGCCCCCTCGTCGCGATCgccgtcgtcatcatccgcCGACGAGTTGGAGACCACCGCTGAGGAGGAAGATTCGGAGGACTACTGTAAGGGCGGCTACCACCCGGTCGCTGTCGGAGAAACATACAACAATGGCCGGTACGTCGTCGTGCGCAAGCTAGGATGGGGCCACTTCTCCACCGTCTGGCTGTCGCGGGATACAACCACGGGAAAGCACGTCGCGCTCAAGGTCGTCCGCTCGGCCGCCCACTACACCGAGACCGCCATCGATGAGATCAAGCTCCTCAGCCGGATCGTCCAGGCAAAACCATCGCATCCGGGCAGGAAACATGTCGTCAGTCTGCTCGACTCATTCGAGCACAAGGGACCGAACGGTGTGCATGTCTGCATGGTGTTCGAGGTGCTGGGCGAGAATCTTCTGGGACTGATCAAGCGATGGAACCACCGTGGGATTCCGATGCCGCTGGTGAAGCAGATCACCAAGCAAGTGCTGCTGGGGTTGGACTACCTCCACCGCGAGTGCGGCATCATCCACACAGACCTCAAGCCAGAGAACGTGTTGATCGAGATCGGTGATGTGGAGCAAATTGTCAAGGCCCatgtgaaggaggaggccaaaaaagaagagaaagagaaagaggacaATCGCAAtgggcggagacggcgacgGACGTTGATCACGGGGAGTCAGCCGCTGCCCAGTCCGTTGAACaccagcttcagcagcttcGACTTTAAACACAGCTCCCAGAACTCTCACAGCAGTCTCAGTCAGATGGTGAACGATTCATCGG AGAAGCCGTCGATGAAGGAAACACTGGgtgtcaaggaagaggacgagcAACAGCAGACAAGAGAGAGGACAGC TGATCTCCTAGAGAGAGAGGTATCTGGGATCTCTCTAGACAAAGGCTCGTCGCCCAAGGAGCCAGAAGATGAGTTTGACGCCAATATTATCTCCGTCAAGATCGCAGATCTGGGCAACGCGTGCTGGGTGGGTCACCATTTCACCAACGACATCCAGACGCGGCAATATCGGTCACCAGAAGTCATCATGGGGGCCAAGTGGGGAGCCAGTACCGACGTCTGGAGCATGGCCTGCATG GTCTTTGAACTCATCACTGGAGACTACCTATTCGATCCACAGTCGGGTACCAAGTACGGGAAAGATGACGACCATATCGCACAGATCATCGAACTACTCGGCCCGTTCCCCAAGTCCCTCTCTTTGTCCGGGAAATGGTCCCAGGAGATCTTTAAGCGCAACGGCGAACTGCGCAATATACACCGACTTCGCCACTGGGCGTTGCCGGACGTCCTGCGGGAAAAATACCACTACTCGATGGAAGAGAGTATGCGCGTTGGCGAATTCCTCCTCCCGATGCTCGATCTCTCTCCAGATAAGCGCGCCAATGCGGGTGGCATGGCATCGCACgagtggatgaaggagacGGCGGGGATGGACGGGATTGATTTAGGAATTGCACCGGGGACTCGTGGGGAGGGGATTGAAGGATGGGCCACCGAAGTCAAGCGGCGGTGA
- a CDS encoding uncharacterized protein (ID:PFLUO_005894-T1.cds;~source:funannotate) has translation MKTSLLAGIAALAGMAMADVPDIVIQGKKFFYSNNGTEFYIRGVAYQPDYTARAGATATTDDYTDPLADIDTCSRDIPYLVALRTNVVRTYAVNPNSSHDACMKALADAGIYVISDLASPAQSIDQESPQWTTDLFTRYAEVVDAFAGYSNMIGFFVGNEVADNPSNTDSMPFVKAAARDMKAYIKEKGYRSSLAIGYATDDDASIRENVADYLVCDDESNWIDMFGYNIYEFCGHATYVSSTYNVRTDQFRDYPVPAFFSEYGCIHPSPRHFYDIPILYGPEMENVWSGGIVYMYYQTPNNYGLVSIVDNKVSELPDYNFLSEEIKSATPTGVNSADYTNTNTQGSSCPATNSDWLAAPTNLPPSPNTELCECMFDSLTCVPKDGTSQAALIKNGFNYIYGLTNAIDYVSGVIHNGTTGQYGAYAMCNPQQQAGWAMNQYYEQNGQNGDACDFNGIGTTKAATSASGSCATSMSSIGPKGTNTVSGGPVASGGVASGGVAATTTSGIAVPNILHQAVYIGHWQVAAYIVTALVSGVSMIML, from the coding sequence ATGAAGACTTCGCTCCTTGCCGGCATTGCTGCCCTCGCCGggatggccatggccgacgtGCCCGATATCGTGATCCAGGGCAAGAAGTTCTTCTATTCGAACAACGGCACGGAATTCTACATCCGTGGTGTTGCCTATCAGCCGGACTACACTGCCCGTGCTGGCGCGACTGCTACCACAGACGATTACACCGATCCCCTGGCCGATATCGATACCTGCTCGCGTGATATTCCCTACTTGGTCGCACTACGCACTAATGTTGTCCGGACCTACGCCGTCAACCCTAACTCGAGCCACGATGCGTGCATGAAGGCCCTAGCGGATGCGGGCATCTATGTTATTAGTGACCTAGCATCCCCCGCTCAATCTATCGACCAGGAAAGCCCCCAGTGGACCACTGATCTTTTCACCCGCTACGCCGAAGTCGTCGATGCGTTCGCCGGCTATAGCAACATGAttggtttcttcgtcggaAATGAGGTTGCCGACAACCCCAGTAATACGGACTCGATGCCCTtcgtcaaggccgccgctCGTGACATGAAGGCCTacatcaaggagaagggctACCGTTCCTCCCTCGCTATCGGGTACGCCACTGATGATGACGCGAGCATTCGCGAAAATGTTGCCGATTACCTTGTTTGTGATGACGAATCCAACTGGATTGACATGTTCGGCTACAACATCTACGAGTTTTGCGGACATGCGACCTATGTATCGTCTACTTATAACGTGCGCACCGATCAATTTCGAGATTATCCCGTAcccgccttcttctcagaATACGGCTGTATCCACCCGAGTCCCCGTCACTTCTACGATATCCCGATTTTGTACGGCCCTGAGATGGAGAACGTGTGGAGTGGTGGTATCGTGTATATGTACTACCAGACCCCCAACAACTACGGCCTTGTGTCGATTGTGGACAACAAAGTTAGCGAGCTACCCGATTATAACTTCCTATCGGAAGAGATCAAGTCGGCCACTCCGACTGGCGTGAATAGCGCTGACTACACTAATACCAACACTCAAGGCAGTAGCTGCCCTGCTACCAACTCTGACTGGCTCGCTGCGCCCACTAATCTTCCACCGTCGCCTAACACGGAGCTATGCGAGTGCATGTTTGACAGCCTTACCTGTGTGCCCAAAGATGGTACCTCGCAGGCGGCATTGATCAAGAACGGATTCAACTATATCTATGGCCTGACGAACGCCATAGACTATGTTTCCGGTGTTATCCACAACGGAACTACGGGCCAGTACGGTGCCTATGCTATGTGCAatccgcagcagcaagccGGCTGGGCCATGAACCAGTACTATGAACAGAATGGCCAAAATGGCGATGCTTGTGATTTCAATGGCATTGGGACTACGAAGGCCGCCACGAGCGCTTCCGGCAGCTGTGCTACGTCGATGAGCTCCATTGGTCCCAAGGGCACCAACACTGTCTCCGGCGGCCCGGTTGCCAGTGGCGGTGTTGCCAGCGGCGGTGTtgccgccaccaccacctcggGTATTGCTGTCCCCAACATCTTGCACCAGGCCGTATACATTGGCCACTGGCAGGTCGCTGCCTACATTGTCACCGCCCTCGTTTCTGGCGTCAGTATGATCATGTTGTAG